The sequence TAGGCCTGCATTTGAAGAAGCTGGAGGGCAAGGTCCGTCTTCACACTCAACATGGCAAAGGTATGACCTAGGCTGTCATGAAGATCCTGACCGATACGACTGCGTTCGTTTTCAGCCAAGAAAAGATTGAGCTTGGCATTTTGTTTCATCTTTTCTTCTTTTAGCTCTTCTGTTATCCGAATTCGATAGAGACCAAAGGTCATTGCATCGGAAAAGATAAAGGTCACCAAGAAAAAGAGTAGCTGCCAGGGACTAACTTGATCGACCATATAGATTCCGGTCAGAATAAATGGTTGCAGGACAATAAAACTGACAAAACGCCAAGAGTGAAAAGAAATCTCATCCAGCTCATAAATAAGGAGATTGGATAAATAAAAGATAAACCATGTGAAACCTGAACTTAGCCAAACAGATGTATAAAAAATGTAGACAAGCATGGACCACCATGCTAGCCACTGCACGGTGCGATTCTGACTGATTAAAACCGAATAGAAGGCAAGTACAAATAGTAGGGTCCATAGCAAGGTTAAAAGCGGGTAATCTCCAACGATGACACCCGCTATAGGAAAGATGATAAACACAATTGAAATATGAAACATATAATGAATGTTTTTAAATTTTTCCAACATAGATTTATTTTACCTCAATCCTTTTTTTCAGCTGGATTACCAGTACACCAAAGAAAACTGTATAGCCTAGCACAACCAAGGCAGAAAGAATATTAAATTCATGGTGTTCCAAATAAGTAGAGACGACCTGCATCAGTTGATAGGTTGGAGTCAGCTTTCCAATAGATTGGAGCCATTCTGGGAAGGAATCCAAGGGGAACCACAGTCCACCTAGAACAGCCAAAGCAATATAGGCAATATTTCCAACAACCGTCATCAGTTGAGCACTGGGTAGCAAGCTCACCAAGACCCCCATGCTGATAAAGACCACGCTTCCGATCAGCAAAATAGCACCAATTACCATCCAGTCAAGCCAAGGCAGAGTCACTCCACGGACAAAATGACCAACTGAAAAGACAACTATAACTGATAACAAGAAAGTTAGCAGAGTGCTGAACAGTTTTGATACATAATATTCTACCATAGATACGGGAGAATGTTGAATCAATTTTTGCCAGTTGTTTGTCTTATCAGACTCGAGTGTGCTTGGGATACTGAAAAAAGCACTTGACATGATACTAAAGAGCGTCATGGCAAAGAGATAGGCTTGAAGAGCGATTTCTGGAATGTCTGATCCTGACATCATACCAGAGAAAATAAGGTAAAATACACTTGGAAGTCCGATGGATAGCAAGTAGTAGATGGCTTGCCGTTTCATCAGAATGATTTCTACTTTCATGAGACTTGTCATATTTTTCATCGTCAATCTCCTTTAGTCTTGAGTCGTTTCGAAGATACTGTCTAAGAGAGTTCGATTGCGAACTTCAATTTCTTCGATCATGCAGCCCTGTTCTTGCAAGACTTTCCATACTTTGCTGGCTTCTTTGGTTGTGAAGGAAAGAGCATTTTGCTTGATTTCAAGCCCTTGAATCTGGTCCAAAGTGCTGATAACTTCCTGATAAGTTAGTGGTACCGTAAAATGTTTTTCTTGTTCTTCACCACGCATGGCATAAGGTGTCGTATCACGGATCAATTCACCCTTGTGGAGGACCAAAATGCGGTCAGCCGTATGTTCTACCTCTTCGATATAGTGAGAAGAGTAGACAATGGTGACACCATTTTTCTTTAACTGATTGACAATTTCCCAAAAATGCTGACGTGTCGAGGTATCCATGGCAGCAGTTGGTTCGTCCAAAAATAGAATTTTCGGACGACCTATTAAAGACAACACGAAAGAGAACAAACGTTTTTGCCCACCAGACAACTTGCCCGCTAGCTGATTTTTCTGCTTGTCCGAAAATCTCAGCAAGTCATCAATTTCTTGATTGGAGAGACTGTTTGGATAGATTGATTGAAAGAAGGATAAGAGTTCTTTCACTTTCAAGTCTTGAACCACCGTATTTTCTTGAGGTAAGATAGAAATAAGCTGCTTTAATCGAGGATCTGTTGGTGCAAAGCCTTGAATGGCTATCTGACCTGAGCTCATGAACTTGTCTCCCAAGAGGCAATCAATCAAGGTTGTCTTCCCTGCTCCGTTAGGCCCGATCAAGGCGACACATTCACCATCGTTGATTTCAAAAGAGATGTTCCGCAATATCTCCTTGTCTTTTATTTTCTTACTCAATTTCTCAACTTTAATCACAGTCATGAGATTCTCCTTTCAACCACTTCATTCCCATAGGGAAAACAACGAAAATCATAAATCCAAAACCCCAAGCACCACGAATAAATTGGCGAAGCAAGGTTTGGTCAAACCAACCAGTAAACATTTCCACTAACCATACCAAGAGTGACAGGCCGATAAAGAAATAGATGATTGCTTTTTTCATTCCTCAAACTCCTTTTTCACATCTCTGACTAATTTCAAACCTTCTCTGACAAGCCAAGACATCATTCCAAAGCCAGCAAAGAGCTCCCAAGGAAAATGATAGAAACCCTCGTCCAATCCTGAAAACATGAGATAGGTCATAACTCCTGCTGCTACTAAACTCACTGCGACAATCATTTTATTTTTCATTTCTTCTTCCTCCATTTCATACTTCAATTATAGACTTTTGAAGTTGGCGGAGCTAGATGCTTCTGTCACTAGGAAATATGACAAATGTCATAAAAAAGAACCGATTTCTCGGTTCTTAAAAATGATTAGTCTGATTCATCGTTTCGTTTCTTTTTACCTAGTAATCCAAATGTCATGGCACCTGCTAGGGCTGTCAGAATTCCTAGATTTTTCAAACCATCTTCTTGAGTTCCAGTATTTGGAAGTTGATGTTTTTCTACAGAGATGTTTTGCGTCAATTGATCTGGTTTCGAATCAGGTACTGAAAGTTCTTTTTTATCAGACGGCTTCACTTGCTCTGGAAGTTCTACTACTGTTGGAGTATAGAATCCTGAAATGATATTTCCATTGCGATCTTTACGGATCACTTTCACACCTTTGGCTTGTCCTACAAAGTCTGCCTCAGGGGTAAAGGTGACGGTGCCATCTGGTGAGATTACATAAGTTCCTTCACCTGGAACGACTTTTTCAGTTGTTCCATCTTCAAAGGTTGGTGGAACTGTCAGCTCGACATCACCTGTAAAGTTTGGTTTACCAGTCTGAGTTTGACCTTTAAGACCTTCGGATGTCGCATCACTCACTTGTGTTTGGCCATGGACAGTTGGTGTGTAATGAGCAATAACTACATTTCCATACATATCCAGACGTTTCACAACCAATCCTTTAGCTGTACCAACAAAGTCTGGTTCTGGAGTAAAGGTAATCTTACCATCTTTATCAATTGTATAACTTCCTTCACCCGGAACAACCATAGTCGTGCTACCATCCTCAAATGTTGGTGGTACAGTCGGATCGATATGCCCTTCAAACACTGATGTTGCCACTTGTGGTTGGCCTTTTGCTCCTGTAGAAGCCGTATCATGACCAGTAGATGGATCCACAACTGTTGGGCGATAGCTTGCAGTAACTGGAGTACCATTCTTATCCTTGCGGACAATCGTTACGCCTGTTCCTTTTCCTACAAAATTAGCTTCTGGAGTGAAGGTGACGATGCCATCTGGTGAGATTGCATAAGTCCCTTCACCTGGAATCACTTTTTCAGTTGATCCATCTTCAAATGTCGCCGCCACAGTTTCATCGATTGGAACAAGCGGATTACCACCTTCAAATGTTGGCGTACCTGTTTGAACAAGACCCTTAATATTAACTGAAGAAGTATCTTTACCAGTTGGAGTCACCTTAGTAAACTCTGGACTGTAGGTCGCAGTAACTGGAGTGCCATTCTTATCCACACGTTTCACTGTAACTGGATCTGGGTTTCCAACAAACTGCTTGTCTGGAGTGAAGGTCACTGTACCGTCTGGTGCAATCGTGTAAGTTCCTTGACCTGGAATAGATTTCCCTTTGCTTCCATCTTCGAAGGTTGGCTCTACTGTTTCATCGATTGGAACCAGTGGATCACCACCTTGGAAAGTTGGGGTGCCTGTTTGAGGGACACCTTGAGGACCTGTGCTCGTTGCGTTAGTGCTGGTTGGAACTACTTCTTTCACAACCGCTTGGTACTTGACAGTAACAGGAGTTCCGTTGGCATCCACACGAGTCAATTCAAGCTCTGGTGTTTCACCCTTGAACTGTTTATCAGGAGTGAAGGTCACCTTACCGTCTGCATCCACTTCGAATTTACCAACATTTGGTACTTCTTTCACAGTTGTACCATTGTCAAATAGTGGAGTTGAATCAGCTGGGAATGGAACTGAGTCATGACCTGGAGTGAAGGTCACTTTACCTTCTTGGACCTGACCTTGCAGACCCTCTGTCTTATCACCTGAACCAGTCGGAGTTACCTTAGTAAACTCTGGGCTGTATGTCGCAGTAACTGGGGTGCCATTCTTATCTACACGTTTGACTGTAACTGGATCTGGGTTTCCAACAAACTGCTTGTCTGGTGTGAAGGTTACAGTTCCGTCTGGTGCAATCGTGTAAGTTCCTTGGCCTGGAATAGATTTCTCTTTGCTTCCATCTTCGAAGGTTGGCTCTACTGTTTCATCAATTGGAACCAGTGGATCGCCACCTTGGAAAGTTGGAGTACCAGTTTGTGGGACACCTTGAGGACCTGTGCTCGTTGCGTTAGTGCTGGTTGGAACTACTTCTTTCACCACCGCTTGGTACTTGACAGTAACAGGAGTTCCGTTGGCATCCACACGAGTCAATTCAAGTTCTGGTGTTTCACCCTTGAACTGTTTATCAGGAGTGAAGGTCACCTTACCGTCTGCGTCCACTTCGAACTTACCAACATTTGGCACTTCTTTAACAGTTGTACCATTGTCAAATAGTGGAGTTGAATCAGCTGGGAATGGAACTGAGTCATAGCCTGGAGTGAAGGTCACTTTACCTTCTTGGACCTGACCTTGCAGACCCTCTGTCTTATCACCTGAACCAGTCGGAGTTACCTTAGTAAACTCTGGGCTGTAAGTCGCAGTAACTGGAGTGCCATTCTTATCCACACGTTTCACTGTAACTGGATCTGGGTTTCCAACAAACTGCTTGTCTGGAGTGAAGGTTACAGTTCCGTCTGGTGCAATCGTGTAAGTTCCTTGGCCTGGAATAGATTTCTCTTTGCTTCCATCTTCGAAGGTTGGCTCTACTGTTTCATCGATTGGAACCAATGGATCGCCACCTTGGAAGCTTGGAGTGCCCGTTTGTGGAACACCCTGAGGACCTGTGCTCG comes from Streptococcus oralis and encodes:
- a CDS encoding ABC transporter permease, encoding MKNMTSLMKVEIILMKRQAIYYLLSIGLPSVFYLIFSGMMSGSDIPEIALQAYLFAMTLFSIMSSAFFSIPSTLESDKTNNWQKLIQHSPVSMVEYYVSKLFSTLLTFLLSVIVVFSVGHFVRGVTLPWLDWMVIGAILLIGSVVFISMGVLVSLLPSAQLMTVVGNIAYIALAVLGGLWFPLDSFPEWLQSIGKLTPTYQLMQVVSTYLEHHEFNILSALVVLGYTVFFGVLVIQLKKRIEVK
- a CDS encoding sensor histidine kinase, with protein sequence MLEKFKNIHYMFHISIVFIIFPIAGVIVGDYPLLTLLWTLLFVLAFYSVLISQNRTVQWLAWWSMLVYIFYTSVWLSSGFTWFIFYLSNLLIYELDEISFHSWRFVSFIVLQPFILTGIYMVDQVSPWQLLFFLVTFIFSDAMTFGLYRIRITEELKEEKMKQNAKLNLFLAENERSRIGQDLHDSLGHTFAMLSVKTDLALQLLQMQAYPQVEKELKEIHQISKESMNEVRTIIENLKTRTLASEFATVKKMLEIAGIETEINHQLDTASLTQELESTASMILLELVTNIIKHAKASKAYLKLERTEKELILTVRDDGCGFASLKGDELHTVRDRVLPFSGEVKVISQKHPTEVQVRLPYKERN
- a CDS encoding ABC transporter ATP-binding protein encodes the protein MTVIKVEKLSKKIKDKEILRNISFEINDGECVALIGPNGAGKTTLIDCLLGDKFMSSGQIAIQGFAPTDPRLKQLISILPQENTVVQDLKVKELLSFFQSIYPNSLSNQEIDDLLRFSDKQKNQLAGKLSGGQKRLFSFVLSLIGRPKILFLDEPTAAMDTSTRQHFWEIVNQLKKNGVTIVYSSHYIEEVEHTADRILVLHKGELIRDTTPYAMRGEEQEKHFTVPLTYQEVISTLDQIQGLEIKQNALSFTTKEASKVWKVLQEQGCMIEEIEVRNRTLLDSIFETTQD